In the genome of Arabidopsis thaliana chromosome 4, partial sequence, the window AATTGTatcttgatttgtttaaaCAGGACACTGTGATTGATGCTGGTAAATATGATGGCTCATTAGGCATCATTTCTGCAATCTCTGCATTGAAGGTTCTGAAAATAGATGGGAGATTGGGAGAACTAAAGCGGCCTGTTGAGGTTTGTCCCCTTTTATACCGCCTCATCGAATAAATTTAGTCGTTATAGCCAATGGAGATATTAAACAAGAAACTTGTGTTATATTCATTCAGGTGATTGCGTTTAGTGATGAGGAAGGAGTGAGGTTTCAGTCTACTTTCCTAGGCAGTGCTGCTTTGGCTGGAATCATGCCAGTTTCTCGGTTGGAGGTTACTGATAAAAGGTTTTGCTCAAGGACCTTAGCTTCTTCTACTTACGTAGATTGAGTATACGTACTCACGTTTTCCATATTCATTCGTTCAGTGGTATTTCTGTGCAAGATGCTCTTAAAGAGAACTCTATAGACATAACAGATGAAAACTTGATGCAGTTGAAGTATGATCCTGCATCTGTTTGGGGATATGTAGAGGTAAAGCCTACTTGATCTCCTTTTGTTTGTATGTTCGATAGCTAGTGAAGCACATGTTGTTTTTCCTCAAGAGTTGTAATATGATTGTTTGAGTGTTGACTATGAATATTCTCATGTAGGTTCACATTGAGCAAGGGCCGGTGCTTGAATGGGTTGGTTATCCTTTAGGTGTAGTAAAAGGAATTGCAGGACAGACAAGACTCAAGGTAACGTATTCAAAGCTAATTAACTTCATGTTTAATCTTGGAGAAGGCTATTTGAAACCCAAATGGACAGAATTCTACAGGTTACTGTAAAAGGATCTCAAGGACATGCTGGTACAGTTCCAATGTCAATGCGTCAGGACCCTATGACTGGTGCTGCGGAGCTGATTGTACTATTGGAAAGTGTTTgcaaaaaccctaaagatTACTTATCTTGCAACGTTCAATGCAACGAGGATACAGTAGAATCCCTTGCTAATTCACTTGTTTGTACTGTTGGAGAGATCTCAACATGGCCAAGTGCTAGCAATGTCATCCCAGGCCAGGTAAGACAAAGAAActattctcttctttgcaCTTATGTTTTTTCTCTATTGGTATTGTGAATGAACTCTAAATGATTTCATGGAGATGAATTCAGGTAACTTTCACTGTGGATTTACGTACGATAGATGATGTAGGACGCAAGGCTATTCTCCATGACTTATCAACTAGGATGTACCAGATATGTGACAAAAGATCGCTTTTGTGCTCCATTGAACGAAAGGTAAAGAGTGTTGTACAAGTCCTAAAACCTTATACTCCCTATTGTTTCCTTCTTACCAACTTCGTCCCGGTTTTTATCATCATTGCAGCACGATGCAGACGCAGTAATGTCAGACCCGCAATTGAGTTTACAGCTGAAATCAGCAGCTCAGAGTGCACTTAAGAAGATGACAGGAGAGGTTCAAGACGAGGTCCCCGTGCTAATGAGTGGAGCAGGACATGATGCAATGGCTATGGCACACTTAACCAAGGTAATTGACTTTCAAAAGTCATCCACATGTTTGTTTCAGGCCTTATAAGCTATAAGCCATGTGGGTTTTGTCTCTTGGTTCAGACACTAACTTAATGGGAGATTTCTTTTGGTTTCGGAAGGTGGGAATGTTGTTTGTCCGGTGTCGTGGAGGAATAAGTCATTCTCCGGCAGAACATGTATTGGATGACGATGTTGGTGCAGCCGGTTTGGCCATCTTGGAGTTTCTAGAGTCTCAAATGTAAAACATGACAAATATATGAGAAACAGAGTGGAGTCTTGTCTCATAGAGACTCCATGAAAAATGTATAGTATCATTTGTTGTTATTTGTCTTCTCTCTGTGTACTCTTTGGAACTGCATTTGTATAGAATTAGtccgatttttaaaaatgtatgatatATTATTAGCTTATCTTTCATGGTATTGTCCATTGCATGCAATAATTTGATGAACATGGCTTATTTTTGATGGTAATATCTcttgtttctactttctaatAAGCCATTTTAGAATCTCATATTTATAGATAGCATTTACAATAAATCATAGTGTATGTTACACATTTATGGCGgataaatattagttttgaatattgaaGTTAATATGCATGAGAGGTTCCTAATTTTTTGAAAGAGGTTCCTGATTTCTCTCTAATCAGAAACGGCTTATAAACCAATTAATCTGATTTTTATGTCCGGATTCTCTTAACGAATATCACATGCAATTAACGTTGATTAACCAtaaatgtgaaaaaaatacattaaaatctcataatttcgaaatcatttcaaaaaatataagcGTATCATTTCCACTTGTATTGTTGCTTAAACCTAGCAAACTACGTTTgactaaacaaacaaacaaaaaaccctGCAATTCCAAaagttcttgaagaagaagaacaaagtctACTACTCTGTTCAGGTTTGGATCTTTCTTCACAACATTTTTGAGATTCATTTTAgcgttttttttctaactgttttcttcaaaatacaACAGGAAATGGCGGTGAACGGTACCGGTAACGGAACCGGTGACGGCGATTTCTCATTGAAAGAGACATCTCCCAATATCGGCAATGGTGGTGTTAACGGCGGCGAGAAGCTGACGTCATCGTTCGATCTTGTGGAGGCGATGCATTTCCTCTACGCTAGAATTGTCCGTGCTCGAGCCTTACCGGTCAACGACTCTTTCGTCGCAGTCAAAATCGGAAGCTACaaaggaagaacaaaacagatcttaaactcaaaccctAACCCTGAGTTTCACGAAACCTTCGCATTCACGAAAACTCGTCTTCAAGGGGATATCTTAGAAGTGGTCGTGCGAAACAGAGATAACCCAAACGAAGACGATATTGTCGGGAAATGTAAGTTCGATGTTGCGGAGATTCCGACACGTGTTCCTCCTGATAGTCCATTGGCTCCTCAATGGTATAGATTGGAAGATAGAAACGGTGTCAAGATCGGTGGAGAGATTATGGTATCTGTTTGGATTGGGACACAAGCTGATGAAGTTTTCTCGGAGGCTTGGCATTCGGATTCGGCGAGTGTTACCGGAGAAAACGTGGTGAACACGCGATCTAAAGTTTATCTTTCACCGAGGCTTTGGTACTTGCGAGTTAATGTAATCGAAGCTCAGGATTTGGTTCTGTTGCACCCGAACCGGATCAATCCAGAGATTCTGATTAAAGGGTTTCTTGGAAACGTTGTTGTGAGGAGTCGGATTTCGCAGACGAAGAGTGTGAGTCCTGTGTGGAACGAGGATATGATGTTTGTAGCGGTTGAGCCGTTTGATGACAGTTTGATACTTAGCGTGGAAGATAAGGTAGGGCCGAGAGAAGAGTGTTTAGGAAGGTGTGAGATAAAGTTATCTCAGGTTGAGAGAAGGGTGCTTCCTGGTCCGGTGCCGTCATTGTGGTACAACGTTGAACACATTGGTGAGACCGGAGAAGGGAGGAGATTTGCTGGGAGGATTCATTTGCGGGTTTCTTTAGACGGAGGTTATCACGTTCTTGATGAGTCGATTCAGTATAGCAGCGATTACAGAGCTTCAGCTAAGCTTCTATGGACTCCACCTATTGGTGTGTTGGAGCTAGGAGTTTTAAATGCTACGGGTTTAATGCCGATGAAGTCAAGAGGTGGCCGAGGAACTACCGATGCGTATTGTGTGGCGAAATACGGAACAAAATGGGTGAGAACGAGGACCATTGTGGACACTTTCGATCCAAAGTGGAATGAGCAGTATACTTGGGAAGTCTATGATCCTTACACGGTGATAACAATCGGTGTCTTCGATAATCTGAAATTGTTTGGTGCGGGTAACGAAAACCGTTTGATCAACGATTCAAGGATTGGGAAGATCAGGATACGTTTATCGACCCTTGTAACCTCGAAGATCTACACACATTCTTATCCTTTAATGGTTTTAAAACCAGACGGGGTTAAAAAAATGGGTGAGATTCAGCTCGCGGTTAGGTTCACCGCGACATCTATGATGGATATGCTTCAGAAGTACACAGAGCCGTTGCTTCCAGAAATGCATTACATATCTCCATTGTCTATATACCAATTAGACAGTCTTAGGCACCAAGCGACCCACATTCTCTGCATCAACTTAGGGCGCAACGAGCCAGCACTTGGAAGAGATGTTGTAGAGTATATGCTCGATGTGGGATCAAACATTTGGAGTCTACGAAGAGGAAGAGCGAATTTCGAACGTCTTGTCTCGTTTTTCGATGGCTGGATCGATGCTTGGAAATGGTTTGATGAGATTTGCAAATGGAAAAGTCCCGTGACGTCGGTTTTAGTCCATATTGTCTGCTTGTTCGTTGTTTTTCTCCCTAAGTACTGTGTTTTCTCGATGCTACTGTACTGCTTCGTGTTTGGGTTATACAGGTTCGGTTTGAGACCGAGACATCCTCCACATATGGATATAAAGCTGTCTAAAGCTGATTCAGCTTTGCCCGATGAGCTAGACGAGGAGTTTGATGTGTTTCCAAGCTCGAAATCCGGTGATGTACTGAAAAGAAGGTATGATAGGTTGCGTGGGATCGCAGGGAGGATGATGATTGTGTTGGGAGATTTGGCTACACAAGGAGAAAGAGTGAAAAGTTTGTTGAGTTGGAGAGATCCAAGAGCAACGTCTCTGTTCTTGACGTTCTGTTTTGTTAGCTGTGGAGTGATTTGTTTCGTCTCCATGAAGTTACTGCTCACATTTCTTGCGTTCTACGTCATGAGACATCCTAGGGTTAGAGTTTTCGATATACCTTCTATTCCTCAGAATTTCTTCAGGAGATTACCATCAAGAGCTGATAGCATCTTGTGAGTGTGGAATTGTCTAATCTATCTATCATTGGTTTTTAGTCTGAATCCAAATCAAAGGGTTATTATTTGTATGACTTTAAAATGAATCCCAAAAGCTATATTGTCAATCCAAGGGTTATTTCTTTGCTCAGGTTGGTTGCGTTCAGCTAATAGCATTTGTGAGTATGCAAGATATACACTTATCTGAATCCGaatttgaatcaaagaaatttgtttctgATCAGTTacatatctttatatatagtattacattaaaccacaaaaaaaaagagtctgTATAGTAGTTTCAAGGTAAGTAAGTGAACCACGACACAAATCTTTAAGCTTCGCTTATGGAGCATTGCTGATCAATTTCAgacttctctttctttgcCTAGGAGCTCGAGGTTTTCAGCCATAAAGAGACCCAATCAGACTTCGAAGATCTTTCATTTTGGTTCAAGCTGCGagaataaataataatcaaacaatgaaagaaacagaacaaagatcTCAAATAGTCAAATCAAACATGTCTGAAACAGAACATATCTTAACAATGGAGGATTCAATAGCAACAAAATGGGATTTTCATATCCTTATAAACCTTAGCTAATGTGGTCTTACTCGCGCATAAATCAAGTAACATGTTTAAAAAGttagaatttcaaaaatagTTTATCTGACTACCTGTTTTTCGCGCGCATTTCTGGTATTCCAAAACTCCAGAAGCGCAAAAAGTTCCCACGCATGGAGACTCTTAAGGTGGAAACGGGATCTGAGCAAAAATGCTCTGTAGTGTTCAAGTACACAGGTTCCTCCAGCATTTATCAATGGCGGCATTGATCTTCTTTGGTTTACAGATCTCTCGAACAATCATCGCCCAAGTGGAGGTCTTCGGTGCCAGATACTTACCCAGCATTACTTCCACAATCGTACACGCGCCTGATACTCTCTGACGCTTTAAGAGCCTTACAACAAGCTCTTCTAGAAAACTCCTCCCTTTGTCACAAGAATTTGACTTCTCGCTCAAAGTATTCAAAAAGGTGTTACACGTAATAACATCGGGATCACAACCTCTATCTAACATAGAGTTCAAGAGATCTACTGCTCTAGAGATATCTTTTTGCATACATAAGCCATCAAGAAGTATATTATAAGTAACAACATCAGGTTGTGACTTGGGTTCTTCTTGGCATAACATCTCATGGTAAAGTTTTAAGGCCGCATCCATCGAGCCAATACCACAAAGACCTTTTATAATTGAGCTATAAGCTACTGTATCAGGTTTGATCCCGATAGTGAGCATCTTTGACCACACCATCATAGCCTCCTTAACTCTCCCAACCCCACAAAGACCATCGATTAGAACACTATAACAAAACTTATTTCGAGAACATCCGGTTTTATCCATCTCTTTCCACACTTGAACCGCTTCTTCACAAAGACCAGTTTTGAAGAATCCTTTCATCAATGAGCTATACGTATACGCATTGGGCAAGCAGCCACTAGCAATCATTCTATTAAGGATCTCTTTAGCTTCATTTGGTTTCCCTTCGCGGCATAAACCATCTACAAGAACACTGTACACAACAATATTGGGCTTGCATCCTTTCTCTGCCATTTTCCTCCACAAGGACATAGCCTCCTCGGCCTTTCCCTCTTTGAACAACCCACTTATAAGGACCGAATAAATATGCTGATTCAAATGATACCCTCTTTCTTCCATAGAGCTCAACAACCTAACCGCATCCGTTGCTCGTCTTTGCTTAACCAACCCATTAATCAGCGTTCCATATGTGACATCATTTGGGATACATTTGCTAGACACCATCCGCTCCAAGAGACTAACAGCTTTATCTAACTTACCCTTAAGACATAGACCATGAATAAGCGTATTATAAGTAACCTCATTAGGAACACATCCCTTAAGAAACATATTATCCACAAGCTTTGTCACCCGTGTCAAATCCCCTTTCTTGCACAATCCATCAATCAACACATTATATATAACCGGACTCGGTGAACACCCCTCGCTCTGCATCTCATCCAACAGTAAAACCGCCTCATCAATCCTTTCCTCCTTACACAACCCATCCATCAATGTACAATACGTATAACCATCAGGCAAACACTTTCTCTCAGGCATTCCTCTGAAGACCTCAATAGCTCTATCCACAAATCTTAACTTACAAAGAGCCTTAATGACCAAATTAAAACTCAACCCATTAGGAGAAATGTTCATGTTCATGTTGGAATTCACAACATAATCATAAAACTCCAATCCTCGATGATAAAGACCCTCGTTTATAATCACATTCAACACAGAGTTAAACGACTTAACACTACGTTTACATCGAAACTCATCAACCATTCTATGAAACAAGTCTACAGCTTTATCAGGCAAATGTGCTTTCCCATAAGCTCTAAAGACAACAATGAAACTACGCTCTATAATCACTCTGTTCTCTAATCTAATTCGACTCAAAAGCTTCTCTACCGAATCAAAATCACCCGAATTGGCGTAACTCTCAATCATTGAAGATAAAGTAGAATCACCCAACTTGAAAGAACCCATTTTGGGAGCTGATTTAAACATCTTCTCCGAGATTGGAGCTTCCAATGGATTCTCCACCACTTCCATTGACGGGTTAGGAGAAAccgaaacagaagaagagaagcgaAGATGGATAGAGAAGTTAACTGGGTTACTCGAAAGGATTCGACTTTCTTTGAGAAAGTAGCTGAAGAAGCTGATACGGATTGGGATTGGGCATTTGGGCATGAACTCGTAGGGTTTATGCTTAAACCCTTATTTGgggatttcaaaagtttggtGTTTTcgcaagagagagagagaaagagatagagatgaTGCAACTCTTACAGCTCTCTCATTTGCAGatttgaaagagagatgaagattgaagaagatattCGATCAATTTAGAGGTTTGTTGATAAACGATGACATTTgatttctgcttcttctcttcttcgccACTAAGAGTTATcaataaatttcaatttttttgtttcctctcaattaattgattaattacttcttaattactattaaaaagtgaaattttctaattcatttaccaataatttttttaatttataaaatttatgtaatcAAATCCAAATGGTAAATAATCtcatatacataataattttggggatcttattatataaaatatatggttttcaaaattgCTAACTCATAGGATTGTGCCACGTGTCAAATCAaacgatcagatgtttacatgtgtcattcaaaatttaacttttttattctctaaaaaaatagaaaatcttaaaaagtaaacaaatttatatatactaatttatatgtctatatatttataaacaattaacatttattcaacaaaaacaaaattaacaaatttgtctttaactcatgtaatcataagtgaaaatagaacactttgagaaaaatagcttagcttataggatttaacttttcaatttttttcatttattaattttaactcatttaatattaatttgcatgatgtaaaattaacttacGAGATTACGTGGGTGATTGGTTCGTCTGTAACTGTAGATTTACTGCTGtagaatttttgttgtagGTGTGATGACTGTAGTTGTAAGTTTTATTGCTGTAAAAATTAGACTGTaggttttattaatataattattacttaaaGAAATTGGGTAGAAATAAGATTTTGgttgtatgtatttttaaacaaaaaaaaattatcgggtcgggttcgggttcgagttatttatatattgaaatatcaaattttgtgtgcaaatctattaaattacttgaaattttcaaaaattctcaaaacaacatgagtagttttgcttgaatatatctaaaaatacacaaaaataactaaaatatccaaaaaaatcctaatattttctatatataagtataaatataactaatatatacttatatttgagatatgtttggataCTTATTCGGGTTTGGGTTTGAGTTTTTCgagttttaaagtttagatcCGTTCgagtatttgaaaatttcgggtacacccgcctaaataggcgggccttatctagttatatataatatgttatttattgtATAACTTTGGGGACTACTACTCTCACAAGAAACATTTGACTTCAAGAGAAAAATGGTCTCGCTTTCCATCAGTCGTTCTCCTTATTATACAATTGCAGTCTCGACCACAACGGGTTCTGAAGCTAGTGTAGAAGATTGCATTCTCCgccttcaccttcttcttcgacTCCACGTTTGCTTTGGTTCTCACaactatcttcttcatctcaaaTGGCTTTGCAGACTCCAGCGCATGCGCATGCTGCGTTTACACAAGACAACACCAAAAACCAAGTTTCTTTAAACAGATCATATATAGcctaataaacaaaatcccCTCTTTCTTTCGGTGATCAAGTCTTTTTTCCTTACCAGTTTGGAGAACAATGCGAGTTCCGCGTATAGATGAAGCcattccttctcttcttctaactCTGAATCTTTCATCTGTACCAtatcaacaacatcaaatccttaatattttaatctttaacACATGAAAAATCTCACCTCATAGTATTGCAGCTTGTCCCTTCCCGTTAGTGCATCTTCCGGCATCCACTCGGGCATACCACCTTTGAAGAAATCATCCACGAGATCTTTGTTCCATCCAAAATATGTGTCTTCCTCCTCTAAGAGACACAAGTTGACATAACTAATATAGCCGTATGAACTAACTAGGTATGACGGAAAACAAAGGTGCATTTACATTTACCTGGAATTTTGGGCTTTATTCTGCCTCCCGTTGTAATTGTGCTCAAGCAGTGTTTATTCTCAACGGCATACCTAACGTGCGTTTCGAACTCACAGATCGAATTGTCTACTGGATCCATTGCCTCCAAACTTATGAAATGAGAAAGAATCGAGGTTATCCATGAGTCAAAATTGTGTACAGTCAGAAATTGTAAGTTTGTGCCCTACAAgatcaaaagaagcaaagacaaaaataagGATCTGGTGAGAGTACTCCGACAGAAACAAAGTTCACTTGAATCGTACTAGAACGAACGTGTAGGAATATATTACATTTTGCAGATTGTAGCAATGAAGTCCAACTCTACCGAAGAGGATTATATTTGGATGAGGTCCTCCATATTTTGCAATGTCAGCCCTTTGTTTAATGTAGTATTTGTTATAAtcaaacttttcttctctctaaacAAAACACAGAATCTATAAGCTTTAAAATGCAAATATCTCTATGAGTGATGAGACCTAAAGTTCATACATCCACAATCAAATCCAATTACCCGATTAGCCCAAACATGTCGTGGGATGGAGGATGAAGATTCTTGTGGTCTCTGATCTTCCAGCTTCTCATTACTCTGCGATGGTTCCTCGACCAAGTCTCTGGCTTCTTGCTTCCACATTCCGTTACCCATTTCTTGGcaaatatataaaccctatattaataaacttttaagAGACTTGGAACTTAAGattcaaaccctaatttggaATACAAATCTATGCGCGTTAAGCCAAACCACATCATTAATTAAGAACACTGTCAATACACAACATGTGAGCAGCGAAGACCACAACAGAGGGAAGTGATTGAGAACAGCAGATCTAAGCTCATATTCAACAtgcatagaagaagaaaaccaatttTGCATCAAGAGATACTGAAAAATCTTTCATTCATAAGAGTTCCAAGATTCcataaaaacaacaactatttggaagaagatgaaatggaGACATCTCAAGTTCTGTTCCAATGTAAAATACAGACCAACTAAGTTCGGTTTCAGAACTCACCTTCTTCACCTATGAAATTTGACGAGATCGCAAGAAGAATATACAATGGATTCAGTGTTTCGTAATCGGtgagaaaaagacaaataaataagCTTGATGATAGCTTGTTAGACCTTAGAGAATAGAAGATTGGGTTTAAAGGCTattctctcctttttctttttcatcgaCTCAACTTTATGGACTAATATATGCAATCTCATCTCTTTGTTCTAATTTGGACAAATACTTTTAGCTTTTTAGACATTTGTTATATGTCACAATGCAATTgataaagatataaatttgTTGACAATGAATGCATAGGTTCAGAACCATAAACACcttcaaattattaaaactcaaaaatagaAAGTAGAAACCCAAAAGGTAGTTTCATCAGCACACAAAACTCAATCCTGTTAATTTAAAAGTAACGAAATAAAGCAATTGCAAAATTATAGTAGTCATTACAACTCCACCTATATCATGATTGATGAAGCCTCCCTAAGTTACATGAATCTTTCTGGTGGTGAGATCAAAACTCTACTTGTTCGAGGCCTTGTTAGACAGCTTCTTCACCGGTTTCATGCTTCTTCTTGACGGAATCTGCCTCGACTTTGCGACAGTGAAAGTAGAAAAACTGAAGcagaataagaaaatcaagaacagcACATCCTCCTGAATCAACTAGCCATGGTAGATTCGGTTCGATTTTCGACCATTCGACGCTGTTCACTAGTATGCTTGCAACATAAGTCACATTGCCAATGAATGCAAAGAAGAACATTAATGGATTCAATCCCTCAACATTTCCTCTCCTTACATTCATACATATTTGAGGAAGCCTTCCACCCATGTAAATCGCCGCCATTGCCCAACCCAACCACATTCCaatattgttgttttctccTAAGTTACCGCTAGAGACCTCCAAAAGCTTTCTTGCTCCTGCTCCTCCAACTACAAACACTCTATCTTTCCCTCTCAAATCCATACTTCTTGAACCACTCAATACGTTGAATGatccaagaaacaagaacaccGAGACCACACATAGCAACGATTTGGTAGAAGGACGCTTAGCTTCTTCACGAAGCAAAGGCTCTTCTACATCAACCATCTGATGATTCCTTCGGTTTTTCATCAACCGCGGGTAAATATGCCCGTAGTATATAGATTGAACATAGAGAACAAGTGTAGCCAGAGTATACAACACTGCCGTGTAGAATTGAACTGGAAGACTAGCTGGTTCCATCAAGCAGCCAACAACATTAAAGATATCACCAAGCATCCATGTTGTTAAGAAGGTTATAGAGACTCCTTCAATGGACTTTTGATTGTAGTTAGTCATAATCTGCGGTATCTCGGCAACACTCCAACTGATAACACTGATGATACCAAGAGATAGTGACAAATCATCTCGAATCATCGTTCTTCACGTATGATACAGCCGAATAAACCtgttaaaaccctaaatacgAAATTACAAGTAGCTGAATAATATTGAGCAATGAACAACTCCTCTTATAAAGGTAAGAAGAGAGTTAGAAGATGAATAGGAAAAGGGTTTTGAAACTACAATGACCAGATTCTAAGAGGAATAGGAAAGGTTTTCAGAATTCAGATTGGAGAAAACGAATCCTATGAATGAATTAGGTTaaaatttttagtttctttctctatataattaaaatttgatatttatcaaaaacaaattaaataattaaaaggaTATATccaaataattagaaaaaataagaatctaagtatatatcttgtttataCACGCAATGTTTATCTCTTCAAAGTCTAGGCTTTTGATCGAGTCTCCTACTATACTAATACCACCaaccaatttaaaaaaaaaacaagtagaaatttaacaaaagtCTAACATCTTCCAaattttttccattttctaaaattatgttttgagtttgacgtttctttgttatttatataaactATAGTATGCTATCATCTTCAATCAGAAACAGTTCCACAgaagttttctgttttaacttttcctctgtttttgatttttctctctGAATCTCTCCTTCATTTCCCCGGGAAATAGTACCAGAAAGGTTATCATCGATCAAACTCTTCTTGGTGGATTCTTCAGAGATGGGTTTAGTCAACGGGA includes:
- a CDS encoding hypothetical protein (DUF626) (Protein of unknown function (DUF626); BEST Arabidopsis thaliana protein match is: Protein of unknown function (DUF626) (TAIR:AT4G29550.1); Has 118 Blast hits to 118 proteins in 2 species: Archae - 0; Bacteria - 0; Metazoa - 0; Fungi - 0; Plants - 118; Viruses - 0; Other Eukaryotes - 0 (source: NCBI BLink).), with amino-acid sequence MGNGMWKQEARDLVEEPSQSNEKLEDQRPQESSSSIPRHVWANRREEKFDYNKYYIKQRADIAKYGGPHPNIILFGRVGLHCYNLQNGTNLQFLTVHNFDSWITSILSHFISLEAMDPVDNSICEFETHVRYAVENKHCLSTITTGGRIKPKIPEEEDTYFGWNKDLVDDFFKGGMPEWMPEDALTGRDKLQYYEVRFFMC
- a CDS encoding PQ-loop repeat family protein / transmembrane family protein (PQ-loop repeat family protein / transmembrane family protein; CONTAINS InterPro DOMAIN/s: Cystinosin/ERS1p repeat (InterPro:IPR006603); BEST Arabidopsis thaliana protein match is: PQ-loop repeat family protein / transmembrane family protein (TAIR:AT2G41050.1); Has 798 Blast hits to 659 proteins in 152 species: Archae - 0; Bacteria - 0; Metazoa - 137; Fungi - 485; Plants - 115; Viruses - 0; Other Eukaryotes - 61 (source: NCBI BLink).); this encodes MIRDDLSLSLGIISVISWSVAEIPQIMTNYNQKSIEGVSITFLTTWMLGDIFNVVGCLMEPASLPVQFYTAVLYTLATLVLYVQSIYYGHIYPRLMKNRRNHQMVDVEEPLLREEAKRPSTKSLLCVVSVFLFLGSFNVLSGSRSMDLRGKDRVFVVGGAGARKLLEVSSGNLGENNNIGMWLGWAMAAIYMGGRLPQICMNVRRGNVEGLNPLMFFFAFIGNVTYVASILVNSVEWSKIEPNLPWLVDSGGCAVLDFLILLQFFYFHCRKVEADSVKKKHETGEEAV